The nucleotide window CATTACTTGTCAATCTTTTGAGCTTTAAATCTGAAAACTGTTTATGATTTTCTGCTGGTGGTTTTTGTGTCAAGTGCATTGGTCAGCTGTTTATGATTTGCTGCTGGTGTTTTTTGTATTAATATAGTTCTTGTTAATGGATCTACAGTTTAGGCATGAAAGATTCATGGGGACCTTTAAAGGCTTTGGCAGTTGCCACGGCTATTAATGGCATTGGCGACATAGCCTTATGCAGATTCTTTGGATATGGTATAGCTGGAGCAGCATGGGCAACAATGGTGTCCCAAGTACGCCAAATATGCCTTCCCTTCCTCTAAATTTGATCTGCTCTTCAACTCTCTGTCTCTCTCCCTCCCTCTCTCCATTTTCATACTCTTCATGGTAATATTCCATGCTTACAAGCAATATTTTAGGTTGTTGCAGCTTATATGATGATTGCAGCCCTGAGCAAGAAAGGGTATAATGGTTTTGCCTTATCTGTCCCATCATTTGATGAAGTTCTACAGATTTTCACACTTGCAGCACCTGTGTTCTTAACAATGATGTCAAAGGTTTGTTTGACTCAGCTGCATTTTCGGCCTGTATGAATGTAGTTACTATGTTATGTATCTGATAGATCTTGAACTCCAGGTGGCATTCTACTCTCTACTTGTCTACTATGCCACATCAATGGGCACACACACTGCTGCTGCACATCAGGTTAGTTTATGTGGACTAATCTTATacatgtattttctttttgcatcTTTCTAATGTAACGGTTAGATGAATGCTAACACTGACGTATTACTTACCTTATTAGGTCATGCTACAACTATTCTGCATATTTGCAGTATGGGGTGAGCCTCTCTCTCAAACAGCGCAGTCATTTATGCCTGAATTGTTGTATGGAGTGAATCGGAACTTGTCAAAGGTCATAAATTTATCTATGTAAAATTTACAATATCCtgtatttattttcttacaacCACTTCCAAGCTTGAAAAGCATAAAATTTTCCATTATGGGCGTGTTTGGTATGgaagaaaacatttctttttctatgtttggttggtcaaaatgtttggaaaatattttctctaggaaaacaagttccttaaaaataaggaaaatgacttccctaaTGGAAGTAGGGAAAGCAAATTGTATAAGTGGCATTCTATGGTTATTGTCTCCTCCCCATCCACCCAATCCCCCAACCCCATCCCTTGACCATCCCAACCCCACTCCCCATCCCATCTCGCCTCCATAGTGTTTTGCCAGACAACATATAAATGCTCtttggataatatttttttgcttacttaccaaacactagaaaataagtaagaaatccatttgttttcctagaaaacattttctaggaaatcATTTTCCGTGGAAAACaatttccttcataccaaacacactaaTATATCTGTACAAACCTCTTCCTTGAGGAAAGCCCTGACATCCATGAAACTTTGACTGTGATGTCAATGTAAACTGTTGTTTCTATTCATTCCCCAATCGACAACTTTAGAGTTGTGTCCATGCATATTTTTTGATTGGACATTCTAAAAGATGAACACTGTGAATCAGGCCCGGATGCTGCTGAAGTCCCTTTTGATCATTGGAGCATCAAATGGTTTAATACTGGGATCTGCTGGTGTGTCAATATCATGGTTTTTCCCCCAAATGTTTTCATCTGATCCTTTGGTCATACAAGAGGTTAGTTGTGTAtaatatttgtctttttatatCCTGTGACTTTTCAATTTAGATGAAGTTCACAATGACACATCTCTTGGTCATGAGAATATTAATCCTCTCCACACCCTCTTCATTATGAATAATTTTGCTACTTGGAGCAAGCagaaaagataaagaaagaaacactgcataaaataaaaacaatgcAAAGGGGGAGCTGTGTGAGCCAAATAAAGATTTTATGTcggtgaaaataatttttttctggTCTGCTGATTGTTCTCACCTTCTGTTGGCACAGATGCACAAAGTACTGCTGCAATTATTTCTAACTCTCTGGGTGTCACCATGTGTTCATAGTCTTGAAGGAACCTTGTTGGTACGGTTTCATACTAActctaaattatattttgatcatTGTAGATATTTTGGTTGATTATATAGAGTATTTTTTATCTGAAAGTTCtgtttattttgttaatgtCTGCCATAAATTCAAGGATTATGCTCTGTTTCCTTGGAGTTTTTTTTATACCATTTCAAGCGTATTAAGGGGTAAATACGTAGGAGGGGCTAACTAGGTTGTGTTTATTTGCACTAGCAATTAGCTTTTTTCTTCATGAGGGTTTCATTTATTAaccatttaaaaaatcaatatgtACTAGTAAGTACATTAATTCCTACGAGAACATAATCCGACAATCAGCGAATTGATTAATCCAAAAAACCGTAGAGAAGTTTTACCATAAGGATGTGTAGTATGGTAAGATGTGTTTTAGTTTCTTGGGAAAAAGAGCAGCAGAGCCACCTTCcgtttcttttcctttttcttgtaGACGTTCAGCACCTACCCAAGAATATTTCCATCTTGTATATTGTTGAAGCCATTACCATTTGCCTTGTGATTctttacatttatttttatcGTTATTGTATGATactatatttttaatctttattatTCTAGTTATGGTTTTTGAAGCCATATCTCAAGTCATTGATTATCTGATTACTTTTTAGGCTGGAAGAGACTTAAAATTTATCAGCATATCAATGACCGCCATATTTGGTTTAGCTTCTCTTCTCGTCATGGTAAGTCATTCCATTTATTTCCAATGAGTCCCCTCATGATATACAGTTTGCaaactaacttttttttatccttGCTCACGAAGCCATATTTCTTAAATCTTTTTTctgataaaaagaatattactcACTTATTATTTTGCTCTCAAACAGCTCTTCAGCAGTAAAGGATTTGGTTTGACGGGGTGCTGGTTTGCTCTAGTAGCATTCCAATGGGTAAATTCATTTCAGCCTTTCTACTCTTTGTTTGCTAAAACTGGCTCATGTTGTTTTCCAtattaactttctttttctttgcagACACGATTTTTGGTAGCTCTACGGCGACTCACTTTGGCGGATGGCATACTTTATTTGGAAGGCTCAGTTCATGATGAGTTTCAAAAGTTGAAAGCTACGTAGGGGTTTAATATGCCCGAGACAAAAATGTCCACATAGAAAAGAAGTTTTTCGTTAATGATACAATAAACCGCAGGGGCTGCAGTGATTAATCATCAAAATCCAAATTTTGTTGTTACTTGTCAATATCAAGTTATTTGATCCACCATGTCATAACTCAAATGAGTTGAGAACGAattattatttacttatttaatatTCGGAGCGCTATTGTAATAGTACTTTTTTGGTATTGTAATATTCCTGAAAGCATTATTATGGTTTGTACATCCAAGTCCTGAGTTACCAATCTACTTATTAATATGCTGTGCAGTATTTGACATATAATTGCTTTGAAGCGTGTGATTCGTCTAAAGTTACATCAACTAAACAAACATAAATAGAATGATGGGGATTGCCCAGTGCAGTGACCACAAAAAGTCAGAACTATGATTACGAGACTGTAAAAAATTAAGACATCAAGGACCCATGGATAGTGTCCACTATGCCATGGGAGTATTGTGGTGGCTACTGCGGAAAGGAAATTAAGAAATGAGCCACAATGAAAGATCAAACCCTGCTACTTCCTCGGCGACTACGAGCATATGATCTAGGTACCGGTCCTTTATCCTGCACATAAGGAGACCCCAAAATGAGCAAGGATGATCATGAAAGAAACAAAGGAGAACAATGTGTATTTATTTGCACTCAAGGGTGTTGCCTAGCGGTcattgaacttgataaaaacaGTAGGAAACCAATTCAAAATTCTAATATGGACAAAAGGTGCTCATTTGTCCAAAGCCTTTTTAGGTAAATTACTTCGTACACGTCCATAGGTGGAAGTAGCATGTACCCCGTGTATAAGTGGAACCCAGTAAAATAGTGAGAGTTGCACAAAAGCTTAACTAGGAAACCGGTGTTATAAAAGAAACTAGATAAATGAAAGATGACCTGAAATGATCGCCTCTCTGcatattgtttttgttttttcaaaaaaagaatttgagcctgtttcttcttctcttcaGCTTTCATTTTTGTCAGGCTTGGACGGTAGAGAATCACAGTCCTACCAATTTGACCAACAACCACTGAGCCAGTTGCTTCCTCCAAATGCTTTACAACATCATCCAGCTCTCCTCCGGGACAGGTACCATGTATTTTGAGCTGCATATAACCATGAGGGCATAAAAAACAAACACAAGACCAATGCTTTTTATcacattaatcaaaacttaacaCATTGCCAAGAAGATAATCGTGACTTTTCATCAACAGAGCTGAAACCGTGAGCGTTCACCTTAGTTGAAGTAAATTAAGCTCTATTCATGTCCCACCGCGAAAGGCCCTTATTCATCAGCAGATCAACTTATGATCATCAATTTGAACATTTGTCACTTTTACCAGCACAAGACACATACTTGATAAAAATGAGCGTCTTGCTAAATGCACTTAgcctaaacatatatatattgatcAATATTTCTCACACTCCTAAGTGCTAATACAACTATCTATAAACAGATTTTAACCAATTACTAATTTAACAATGTCACAAGCATAACTAGCAACAGAATTTTCCCTCTTTTCTACACACCTCTACTTGCTAGTAACCAGAATTATTAACCTCAACAACTTAATAAACATTCAGATAAACGCAATCTCATTAAAGTTATAACTATTCATAACATGTTTGTGTGAATTTGAGTTCCATGCTTTCAGCTAAAAAAACCTTTAAGCAACAGAGGAAGGAACTATAACACAGGAAACCATTTAGCAAGATCAATATCACTAATCAGATTACATACTTGTTACAATGTACAATATCAACAAACTAAAACGGCAAGCAAGCACAAACAGTTCCACCGTTTGAACAACATGCCTAAGTAAGATTCACAGCAAAATTAATAACCAAATTTTACCTATTTACTAGTATATCATCTCTACTTGTTACttatcaaacataaaaatcttcTACACTTGTTAAAAAGCCACTGTTCTTGTTTACTAATtcagaacaatttttttttgtttatttatgagGTTAAGGTCAGCACAATTAGCCCCCTTCGACCATAGATTTTGAgtagaaatatgaaaaattgagCTTCTGAAGTTGTGTTTGGACCGGCATTTTACTTGGAAAAAGAAGTTGAAGTTTTATTTGTGGAAGTCCAAAGAATACCAAAACTGGTGTGAGCCAAtattttggaaacttgaaaaaatattcaaatttcatggccaaatatatatttgaagataattttttcaaaatctgaTACAAAATCTATGACCAACTGTTAGCTAAAAGTTCTGAAGGCCAATTTCGcaacaggaaaaaaaaaatcgcacTGATTTGAAAATAGCCTTTCCAGCATAACGATTCaatataaaccctaaaccctaaatagtTGCCCAAATATTTGAGTAAATTGTATGCCAACagcaaaaaattgagaaaatgtACCTTGAGAAGCTCATTAGCTTCAAGAGTCTCCTCTAAAGCCATTACCACAGTATCAGTAACACCAGATTTGCCAACCTGTTGGCTCTTTAGCTTCTTCCCTAAACTATGTGCATACGATGccaattctttcttctccttcacAGTCAGGTTCGGCAATTTCGCccttaatatttttctctcagaCTCACTAGGCCTGGGGGCAGTAActtcttcatttacttttacaattTCCTCGTCTTCCACATCCTCAGaagattccaagagagcttgaGAAGTACAGCTAATTGGAAGGTTCGAGAAAGTTCTAGAACGAAGGAAGATTGATGTATGGGTCCGAAGAGAGGGGAAGAAGGAAGGAGAATTGTTGGTGATGGGATGAAGTGACGTCGTTTGATGGGGAAGAAGATAGAGAGATTGCTTAAGGAAGGAGAAAGAAAGGATGGGAGCGGGTCGGAGCAGGCGATGGAGAGCCATGGACGAAGAGGATGAAGATAACATTACACTACTCATTTGCTCAACGCAGCGACATCATTTTgctttgtaatttttattttattttatattattactcCTCTTTCTAATTTATGTAATTAGTTTAACTtgatataagaaaaaatattttttaaaattataatttaaagtaagtcatcataattcatatttatgTTGCTATAAgctagttaattaattaattaagactTTATAATTGTTCAttcatgtatgtatatatatatatgttttgttcgAGTTCattgtaaaaattaaaatatttgttttcttaatttgaACCGTGTGAATATTGTAAAATAGATTAGCTAATATAAATAGGTAGTAATTATAACAGGGTGGGTGTTTGGTCTAGTGGTATGATTCTCGCTTCGGGTGCGAGAGGTCGTGAGTTCGATTCTTGCAACACCCCCCCCCACACCATAACtgctatttctttttttttttttttgtattcttcTTGTGTGTGAACCACTTAAATGTtcattttctcataaaatttaatattttattgttgtttaataaTCGGTATTTCAAAACTCATGgtctaaattaatttaaatttatgcaaCCTGTAAAACGCTTCtggattaatttaaatttatgccACGTGAAATCTATTTAAGTGAAAAACGTTTGAATATtcaacttttaattttgatattgaGAAATTTATCCATATCATCACATTAATATTTGTTGATAACCATTTAATCTTTGAGAAAACTACACAAATTGGACCAATTAATGAAACTATTTACTCAAAgtgaaaatttaatatatgacatatattatattaatattttcaagttatagcagtagatttaaactttcaagttgtaacattaaaaatttcaggttctaacaatttatttaaaaaaaaattgtttttaataattgaaaacatttgttttaaaaaaaaagaagataaaaaaacaaaaaaaaaaacatttttgaaggcaaaaaggtaaaaaacaaaaacaggggtgttaatttaatttgaattgagtgtAGATAATTACTAATTAGCATGAATTAATGAATTCAAACTTATTAAGAatattaagttttcttaattcactcaaattagttaaacttaattaaaaattctgattttatccttctttttttttaaacgtttctctctcttcaattttctgCCAAAAATCTTCTCACTATCgagtaattgaagttttttttctttgaaaaatcttgattttgttgtgatggacaactacgtatcaatattaattaaacatggtggaagcaggttagtatttattattgtttagtgATTGGTCAAAATTcgtttttgttaatttttgttcataatacatttttattaattttgttcataatacgttttggtaagttttttttttgttgttgttttattaatttgtatACTATCAAAACCATGATTTCGTGAGAAATAGGtgcaatatatgaaatatttgagtataaatgtataaaatataaatagttttatcGTTGTAGATTAAGTAGGTATAGTAAAATTGTAATATTGATTACTGTTTTCTTTTTacgaaaatataaattaaatgtaaAATGTTGAATGAATATGGTAGTATAAATGTAATGAAATTGGTATGAAAGTGTGTTCACTAATGtgtaaaaaagttatttagatttttgaagaaatgtatgaaaagtgttttaatttggtatgaaatttgaaattttactgattatatatgttttgtCATTTGTGTATAAATTTGTGTAAGAGTAATGAATTATTTGGTATGAGCAATGTATAAAAttggtatgaatgatgattgttgtatgaaatgtgtattaagtgagtatgaaatgtgaaatattattttttgtatgaaatttattttgtagTGTACCgtctgaatgatatttgtatgaaaaaaaataatgacgagTGTGTacaattttgttgttattataatcAATTTATGATGGAACAAgaaaatatgcaattcaaaaagtgtcggagcataaattaatacaaaaaaatattgtttcagtgcgtattatcatattatatatagttttgtaaagtttttttgtacttttgtaTCCAGTAATACTAACAcaataatttatgatgaaacaggaaaatatgcaattcaaaaaGTGTCAGAGCATAAATTATTGTTGTAGGGAGACCACAACATGAACGTTGGAAAGGATTTGCTGATGTGAAATGCAAGAGGTCTAAGGTTACGTGCAGTACATGTCGTCGGGAGGAACACAACAAgaagacatgttcaaattaccttgctgaaaaaaaaagacatatttatttttattttgttttggttgtttTAACGTGACAAActcatgttttgatttattttgtcttttaagttaatgaattataatttcagaaCATTTATTATGTGTACTAGTTAATCATTTGTGTATTAAGTGTTTTTCAAATGTATAGTAAAAAAAACTAGATAATGATGGTATGCAATTGATATCAactgaaaattcaaattttagtatgaaattggtatacatttggtatccaACTGATGTCCCggcaataaaattgaaaaaaaaaaacttgtaattgagatttcaactgaaatagtcaacctaaaactagttaatgttGCATCTAAtttgtatacatttggtatcgAATTGATATCCtattggaaaaattgaaaaaagggcatgtaattgagatttcaatcGAATCAGACaacctaaaactagttaattttATACccaattggtatacatttggtatctAATAGATATccaattgaaaaaattgaataaaacatgtaattgagatttcaactaaattagtcaacctaaaactagttaatttgTACCCAAGTGGTGTACACTTGGTATCAAACTGATATCTCAttggaaaaattgaataaaacatgaaattgaataaaacatgtaattgagatttcaactaaattagtCAACCTAAAACTACTTAATTTGTACCAAATTGGTATAAACTTGGTATCGAACTGATATCTcattggaaaaattgaaaaaaaaacatgtaattgagatcTCAAATGAATTAGTCAACCTACCAACAATATTCATGTTTCATTCTGATACCAACGTCATTTTATAAGtagttataaattaattatttcacataatttatacaaaaattaaatcaatttcatATCAACATTCATAcactatatataaaattcagTTCAGaccaatattattcatatttcatttcatattcatgtacataaattttaataaaacagTATaccatatttgaaaaaaaattcacaccAATATTATTCAAACATCATACCAGATTTCATGTGCACTGTGGCATTTAACAAACGACACTAAAATCAACTAATTGGGCTACTTATATCAAATCAATATCAAATAATACTTCATACCAGTTGAATACCAACATTCCATCACATTTCATACAAtattcatatatcatatattaatgtcatagtcatacaaatattattcaaatttcgTACATTATTCACATCAATATAAGTTTCGTAACAACAATAATcataatacaatatttttaacacaaaaaatactaaattgaataattcaaaaataaattaaataaaatacttatcCTAACcacttttttgcctttttttgaaattgggaTTTATGAGTCCTCCTTCcttgttgttcttcttgttgattGGTTTTGAAGACTGACCAATTTCGACATTTGttgcttttttgtttttttctttttaatctcaCTTATGAAATCTGAATCCGAATCCAAAACAGAATGAGTCGCTTCTACAATTTTCACCTTCCTCTTTGTTCCCTTTTGATTTGCATGACTAACTGTTTTCTTTGCTTGACTAATCTTTGACTGAGAAGAAGCATCTTTAATCGGAATTTCATTATTTGTTGGCATTGCAGCACTTATCTCTAGTTCAAGAGCAGAAACCTTGGCCAACACCTCTTCTCGAGCTGCCTGCTACCGGCAACAAAAGAGTTGATAGAgaacaaaaaatagaaagaaaaaattagaattCATATCTGACATTCTTTCCTgcacatataatttttaaaacatgtgctaattttaaaacaaatacagATCCACTTCTAATGGGGCACAAGTAAGCATTCGCTTCTTCCAATTatcaaacataacaaaaaattcATACAGAAAGGAAAGTatgttatcttatttttttccttccacATCCATGGAGCTCAATCATGAGTTctgttgattttcttttttaatgaaGAAGACGAACGTTGAAGATggtgagagagaaaaaattagttttatgtAAAAGAGGAatgtgggggtgggggtgtgaaaactggaaaaaaaatctctaaaatAGTGTAAGAGATAATGGCAATTGATTCTCTATTAATGTTATCCCTAAAATGGTGTAAGAGATAATGACAATTGATTATCTTATTTCTCTTACTTATTAATTGTAaggtaattataaaaataataactaattaattaaatcaaataaattaaattatagatTAAAACTAATATGTTAATACTTGTAATTAAACTattataagtagtaatataaaaaaaaatacatataaaggTTGTAATATTAAGCCTTAAATAAATATGTGGGGTGAATTTTCCTTACTCAAATTAGACTCAACACAAACTATTCATCCTTAATGGATCCATAGCCCAAATTATTTATGGCCATATACTTTGATAATATCAAACAGTAACCAGTAGTGTTTTTTAGTACTAGTAGTATAATAAATTtcaatgtaaaaaataatataaaaatcatttgaaatacgATTTCTTTTTCTGGATGGATAGATGATATGATAAATCCCGGGATGCATATGCTCTttgatattttgtttttgtgttcTAAAATAACGTAACCAATATATTAACTAATCGATTAAATAATTTGAATCAaattttgttcttcttgttTGGTTCTGGTTTTTGTCAATGATGTGAATGATTTTGGGAGAgcaatttaacttcaaaaaataaCAAAGTAGTTTTGTTCTGATGTATGTCAATGATGTGAATGATTTTCCTTGCCTAAATGATTCATTGATGATGGGAGagcaatttaatttcaaaaaataacaaagtatttttatatttatatatatatatataaacaaatatgTAACTTCCCCATAGTTTCAATATCCCTCATAATTATTACCGTAAAAATTGAATCCAAACTTCCCCTCCCGATGAATTGACATAATCTTCAATTCATTACGTTTAAAAACTTCACTTTCAACATCAATCATTTCTCGATGATCACCAACACAAATTAGAAACAATTATCTTCAAATAACTGCATATATTAATGCTCCACCATGAACCCCACCTAGCTCCGCCTCTGTCCACGACCAGATGACAACCAGACCAAATCAACTTTAACATCCTCAGCTCAAGCaagaatagaaagaaaaaaaaagggcaaaTGATATGTCATAGGCATAAATAGGAAAAAAAGGCAATCTCAGAGACTTCTTACTTGCCAGTTTCCACCCCTCAATTTTTTCTACCGCTCCCTAAAGTTGGGGTTTCTTGAGAATATCTGAACAAGATGGAGTGACTTTGTATTCACCTACAGTAATCATTTGTACCGATTCCCCAGAACCATCTCTCGGAGGACTAAACTGAACTGGCAGAAACTCTTCTGATTCACATACGAATCTTGTGTTCTTGAAATGGTTCACTAAAGCCTCTTTTCCCTGTTAAGTAGTAATAGaaatttcacataaaaaaatcacaaacttAATTggtttattttagaaatttaacaTTGACGCACCTGGATCTTCGCAGTGACAATCTTAACCGCCCAAGTAGATCCCGGAAACACATTTAGTTTGTCaaaaacctcaaaaaaattCCACACAGTTCTCTCATCTGTGAAATTCACAAATGCATAACCTTTGTTCATCTTGCTTCtgcaaatgaaaaaaaaaaaaaaaactaatagtaCTGAAGTGGCTATACTTTACTGCAAATaaacacaagaaaaataattatttacttgaAATCCATAGGCAAATACAAGAAATCATAAGCAAAGACATGAATATTTTCTCCATTTGAATCTCTAGCTTTTTGATTCTCCAGTAAACAGTGCTCGTCCAGAAATTGCATCAACATTTCACGGctgtaaagaaaaaatgaaatgaattagTCATCAAATTCAAAGAGCTACCAGATAACTAAACGACAGATAAATGATATGCCACTAGAGCGTCAAGCCATTAAATTTTGTTATAATCAACTTCCCAGAAAAAGTAATCTGAACAATCAAAGAGATTAAAATTACTTGTAGTCATATGGAATATTCTTAATCAGGATAGTAGTCACGTTCTTATGGTTCCTACTTATAGGTATCACACCGTATTTCATCGGGCCATCGTTTCTCGACCACTCCCCACCTCTGATTCCCTTAATGGATGGAGAAAATTTTGTTCTAGCGACATAATCATTTATCAATCTAGGAGGAATATTCAACCACGGGTGTTCCACCAGTGGTGGTCGCACATTCTCCCGTGGTGGTGAATCAACGGTAGGAGGAGGAGGAGGCGGTGGCGGAGTGGAAATAGGTATATATTCGGATGCATGTGGATTCAACAAACTCTTACGAACAGTAGCCATGGAGGTACAattgataaaattgaaaaaaaaaaaaaacggtttggttgtttcttttatatatgaaaaagtgACACAGATTTGAACAGAAAAATGAAAGAGACAGTGATAGTTAACATAAAAGGCAGGATAATAAAGAGGAGAACAGTGTCTAGCTTATATagtgtaaaaaaattaaattaattgcaaaaaacaaatttattataataagttatatattttgttttccatatatttatttaaaagagtTATCTATTATCGTAAGTAATTTATAAAGAGATTATGTAGTTCGGATTTCATTCatcttgaaaaggaaaaaatgtgaTGAGATAGACGGACTTCAGTATTCATTCTTAAGAAAAAATTTCAAGTCCGGATCACAAAGAATAGATTTCAAATCCGGATCACAAAGAATGAGAACATttattgtaattaaaaaatattttccctttAATAAGATTGGGATCGAACCAAAATAaagtaaagataaaataaagtGAAGATAATGCACTTGTATCTTAAATTTGAAAGGTGATAGATAAGTAACGTACAATTTTTGCTAGTAGTTTTGAAAATAGAACTtcaattaactttttttaaaaacaaaattatatttgaattagtAAATGATAGAGAAAACATTTTAAGCTAATCGTGCATTATGTTTATACACAAGTGAAATACTTAGGTGATTTACAAATAACAAAAGAATCAAATCTCTCTATTC belongs to Solanum stenotomum isolate F172 chromosome 1, ASM1918654v1, whole genome shotgun sequence and includes:
- the LOC125866051 gene encoding protein DETOXIFICATION 46, chloroplastic-like codes for the protein MNLETLTCKSHIVPIEIPKFNLNFHVDFSSTRRRTCRVTSLTRICNHRKRIIPACVNHSQEIPVNLENLHSNLNSCTSDEEQVEAVTVREEIPVVDSNAKGEFSGNESIWAQVVEIVKFSGPAVGLWLCGPLMSLIDTAVIGQGSSIELAALGPGTVFCDNTSYVFMFLSIATSNLVATALAKQDKDEVQHQISILLFIGLACGILMFIFTRLFGTWGITAFTGANNMEIVNAANTYVQIRGLAWPAMLVGWVAQSASLGMKDSWGPLKALAVATAINGIGDIALCRFFGYGIAGAAWATMVSQVVAAYMMIAALSKKGYNGFALSVPSFDEVLQIFTLAAPVFLTMMSKVAFYSLLVYYATSMGTHTAAAHQVMLQLFCIFAVWGEPLSQTAQSFMPELLYGVNRNLSKARMLLKSLLIIGASNGLILGSAGVSISWFFPQMFSSDPLVIQEMHKVLLQLFLTLWVSPCVHSLEGTLLAGRDLKFISISMTAIFGLASLLVMLFSSKGFGLTGCWFALVAFQWTRFLVALRRLTLADGILYLEGSVHDEFQKLKAT
- the LOC125866075 gene encoding uncharacterized protein LOC125866075 isoform X2: MSSVMLSSSSSSMALHRLLRPAPILSFSFLKQSLYLLPHQTTSLHPITNNSPSFFPSLRTHTSIFLRSRTFSNLPISCTSQALLESSEDVEDEEIVKVNEEVTAPRPSESERKILRAKLPNLTVKEKKELASYAHSLGKKLKSQQVGKSGVTDTVVMALEETLEANELLKLKIHGTCPGGELDDVVKHLEEATGSVVVGQIGRTVILYRPSLTKMKAEEKKKQAQILFLKKQKQYAERRSFQDKGPVPRSYARSRRGSSRV
- the LOC125866075 gene encoding uncharacterized protein LOC125866075 isoform X1, which codes for MSSVMLSSSSSSMALHRLLRPAPILSFSFLKQSLYLLPHQTTSLHPITNNSPSFFPSLRTHTSIFLRSRTFSNLPISCTSQALLESSEDVEDEEIVKVNEEVTAPRPSESERKILRAKLPNLTVKEKKELASYAHSLGKKLKSQQVGKSGVTDTVVMALEETLEANELLKLKIHGTCPGGELDDVVKHLEEATGSVVVGQIGRTVILYRPSLTKMKAEEKKKQAQILFLKKQKQYAERRSFQVIFHLSSFFYNTGFLVKLLCNSHYFTGFHLYTGYMLLPPMDVYEVIYLKRLWTNEHLLSILEF
- the LOC125851531 gene encoding protein terminal ear1 homolog: MLMQFLDEHCLLENQKARDSNGENIHVFAYDFLYLPMDFKSKMNKGYAFVNFTDERTVWNFFEVFDKLNVFPGSTWAVKIVTAKIQGKEALVNHFKNTRFVCESEEFLPVQFSPPRDGSGESVQMITVGEYKVTPSCSDILKKPQL